A DNA window from Engystomops pustulosus chromosome 6, aEngPut4.maternal, whole genome shotgun sequence contains the following coding sequences:
- the LOC140065705 gene encoding intelectin-1-like → MFLKFVLLLPLVVGEKDISTCTSCENCPISKKKENIMNLLACWNEDTEPPVPDPNMVPFISGYRSCKEIKLFEPNATDGIYTLMTTVGESYQTFCDMKTRGGGWTLVASVHENDVYGKCTVGDRWSSQQGNRPESPQGDGNWANYATFGSPGGATSDDYKNAGYHDINAEDLGIWHVPNDTPLSRWRDSALLRYHTETGFLPGEGGNLFQLYKKYPVKYNAGSCITNNGPDVPVVYDFGSAVTAANYYSPFGRAEFVPGFIQFRVFNNEKAALALCPGMKVTGCNPEHHCIGGGGYFPEASPKQCGDFPSYDWDGYGAGSASSCSKEITESAVLLFYR, encoded by the exons ATGTTCCTGAAGTTTGTGCtgttgctccccctggtggttggAGAAAAGGACATCTCAACATGCACCTCATGTG AGAACTGTCCAATTTCTAAGAAGAAGGAGAATATCATGAACCTTCTGGCATGCTGGAATGAAGACACTGAGCCCCCTGTGCCCGACCCCAACATGGTGCCTTTTATATCCGGCTACCGGAGCTGCAAAGAGATCAAGCTCTTTGAACCAAATGCAACAG ATGGAATATATACCCTGATGACTACGGTTGGTGAATCCTATCAGACCTTCTGTGACATGAAGACCAGAGGTGGAGGATGGACCCTAGTTGCTAGTGTGCATGAGAATGATGTGTATGGAAAGTGTACTGTGGGGGACCGCTGGTCCAGCCAACAGGGTAACCGGCCCGAAAGTCCTCAAGGAGATGGCAACTGGGCAAACTACGCCACATTTGGTTCTCCAGGAGGTGCTACGAGTGATGATTACAAG AATGCAGGATATCACGACATAAATGCTGAGGACCTAGGTATTTGGCATGTCCCCAATGACACTCCGTTGTCTCGATGGAGAGATTCAGCGCTTCTGAGATACCACACTGAGACTGGCTTCCTTCCTGGAGAAGGTGGGAACCTCTTCCAGCTATACAAG aaaTACCCAGTTAAGTACAATGCTGGAAGCTGTATAACTAATAATGGACCCGACGTTCCTGTTGTATATGACTTCGGGAGTGCGGTTACAGCAGCTAACTACTACTCCCCATTTGGTAGAG CTGAATTTGTCCCAGGTTTTATACAGTTTCGAGTATTTAACAATGAAAAGGCAGCACTGGCTTTGTGTCCAGGAATGAAAGTGACCGGGTGTAATCCagaacat CACTGcattggaggaggaggatacttCCCAGAAGCAAGCCCCAAACAGTGTGGAGATTTTCCTTCCTACGACTGGGACGGATATGGAGCGGGCAGTGCATCCAGTTGCAGCAAGGAAATCACAGAATCTGCTGTTCTCCTCTTCTATCGCTAG